A genomic segment from Paenibacillus sp. FSL K6-1096 encodes:
- a CDS encoding cyclase family protein yields MGYRIIDLSVRVEENAGEPAPYKVEQTGHSEGADRFALQFDGSRKDFPDEEFLNMEMITASTHTGTHLDAPLHFGSLSEGRPAASIDQIPLEWCYGDGVVLDVTHKQAGEFIEPEDIEAALTRTGYKLKPLDIVLIRTGADRHWGTPQYLTDYPGMSKEATKLLTERGIRVMGIDSYGFDRPFRDMIGDYKRTGDNAYLFPAHFWGREQTYCHMERMTNLDQLPGAYGFKVACFPIKLGGAGAAWVRAVAIIGDQLAE; encoded by the coding sequence ATGGGATACCGGATTATTGATCTAAGCGTGCGGGTGGAGGAGAATGCAGGCGAGCCGGCTCCGTACAAAGTCGAGCAGACCGGCCATTCGGAAGGGGCAGACCGCTTCGCCCTCCAGTTCGACGGGAGCCGCAAGGACTTCCCGGATGAGGAATTTCTGAACATGGAGATGATCACCGCGTCCACGCACACGGGTACTCATCTGGATGCCCCCCTGCACTTCGGCTCACTGAGCGAAGGCCGGCCGGCAGCATCAATCGACCAGATTCCGCTGGAATGGTGCTACGGCGACGGCGTGGTCCTGGACGTGACGCATAAGCAGGCGGGTGAATTCATTGAGCCTGAGGATATTGAAGCAGCGCTAACGAGGACCGGTTATAAGCTGAAGCCGCTGGATATCGTGCTGATCCGTACAGGCGCAGACCGGCACTGGGGCACTCCGCAGTATCTGACCGATTATCCGGGCATGAGCAAGGAGGCTACGAAGCTGCTGACCGAGCGGGGCATCCGGGTGATGGGCATCGACAGCTATGGCTTCGACCGCCCGTTCCGGGATATGATCGGCGATTATAAGCGGACCGGGGATAATGCCTACCTGTTTCCGGCTCATTTCTGGGGCAGGGAGCAGACGTATTGCCATATGGAGCGGATGACGAATCTGGATCAGCTTCCGGGGGCATACGGGTTCAAGGTAGCATGCTTCCCGATCAAGCTCGGCGGGGCCGGCGCGGCCTGGGTACGGGCAGTGGCGATCATCGGAGACCAGCTGGCCGAATAA
- the hemW gene encoding radical SAM family heme chaperone HemW, which yields MSRAEQYVELFKERDSICVSHYPVPISQHEESEVRSLMELEQPNTKDTPTALYLHIPFCDATCSFCPFNRYLKRQEQVDDYLVAVRKEIDRYAGTPFGRSITVSSINLGGGTPSCLTSEELTGILQYLKQAFQVTEDAMIFIEGNPRNFTKDKLETLVLQGLNRISVGVQTFQEELAEVLGLYHSVDDSFELVKNARNSGIENVGIDLMYNLPGQTLDQWRADILTSIEQEIDHICVLSFCVVPHTQIAARIASGKLPGIGDVYREIELYTIAKEMLLEAGYEQYSVIDFAKPGKTDRHATLYFSEQSHMIGIGAAAFGFINGYMYINSGNLNEYISRVQEGLLPVNCGEKADERELAHGAMAKGLRMLAVNRADFVSMFGQEPEALFPDTIGRLVKEGLLIQDAEGIRLTEDGIIWGNNVSKQFFSAKYADYGLQHRMKLAKGRPVQPVQS from the coding sequence ATGAGCAGAGCCGAGCAATATGTTGAATTATTTAAGGAGCGGGATTCGATCTGTGTCTCGCATTATCCTGTGCCCATCTCCCAGCATGAAGAGTCCGAGGTCCGCTCCCTGATGGAGCTGGAGCAGCCGAATACCAAAGATACACCGACCGCCCTGTATCTGCACATTCCCTTTTGTGACGCGACCTGCTCGTTCTGCCCGTTCAACCGTTATCTGAAGCGGCAGGAGCAGGTGGATGATTATCTGGTCGCGGTGCGCAAGGAGATCGACCGTTATGCGGGTACGCCTTTTGGCCGGAGTATTACAGTCTCTTCCATTAATCTCGGCGGCGGCACTCCCTCCTGCCTGACCTCGGAGGAGCTGACCGGCATTCTGCAATACCTGAAGCAGGCCTTCCAGGTGACGGAGGACGCCATGATCTTCATCGAAGGCAATCCGCGGAACTTCACGAAGGACAAGCTGGAGACACTGGTCTTGCAGGGGCTGAACCGGATCAGTGTGGGGGTGCAGACCTTCCAGGAGGAGCTGGCTGAGGTGCTGGGGCTGTACCACAGTGTTGACGATTCGTTCGAGTTAGTCAAAAATGCGCGTAACAGCGGAATTGAGAACGTCGGCATTGATCTGATGTACAATCTGCCGGGCCAGACGCTGGACCAGTGGCGGGCAGATATTCTCACCTCCATCGAGCAGGAGATCGACCACATCTGTGTGCTCTCGTTCTGCGTAGTTCCGCATACCCAGATCGCCGCGCGGATCGCCAGCGGGAAGCTTCCGGGCATCGGCGATGTCTACCGGGAGATCGAGCTGTATACCATCGCCAAGGAGATGCTGCTGGAAGCCGGGTATGAGCAGTACAGCGTGATTGATTTCGCCAAGCCGGGCAAAACCGACCGCCATGCCACCCTCTACTTCTCGGAGCAGTCGCATATGATCGGGATCGGCGCGGCTGCTTTTGGCTTCATCAACGGCTATATGTATATCAACAGCGGCAATCTGAACGAATATATCTCCCGCGTGCAGGAGGGCCTGCTTCCGGTCAATTGCGGGGAGAAGGCCGATGAGCGGGAGCTGGCGCACGGGGCGATGGCGAAGGGGCTGCGGATGCTGGCGGTGAACCGTGCGGATTTCGTCAGCATGTTCGGGCAGGAGCCGGAGGCGCTTTTCCCGGATACGATCGGGCGTCTGGTGAAGGAAGGGCTGCTGATCCAGGATGCTGAAGGGATTCGGCTGACGGAGGACGGGATTATATGGGGCAATAATGTGAGTAAGCAATTTTTCTCGGCGAAGTATGCGGATTACGGGCTGCAGCACCGCATGAAGCTGGCCAAAGGACGTCCGGTACAGCCGGTACAATCTTAA
- a CDS encoding carboxymuconolactone decarboxylase family protein produces MSEMLMRVNPRVGAAFDSMCKSIEDTGTLEPKVRELIRLACVVTDRSTYGIRLHAQKAYELGASADEVAETVMNCLPVAGIEAVSSGLAAALSAVEAKRGVHHGS; encoded by the coding sequence ATGAGCGAGATGTTAATGAGAGTGAATCCCCGGGTGGGGGCTGCTTTTGATAGCATGTGCAAGTCGATTGAGGACACGGGGACGCTGGAGCCCAAGGTACGGGAGTTAATCCGTCTGGCTTGTGTGGTTACAGACCGTTCCACGTACGGCATCCGGCTGCACGCGCAGAAGGCTTATGAGCTGGGGGCGAGTGCGGATGAAGTGGCAGAGACTGTGATGAATTGTCTGCCGGTAGCAGGCATTGAGGCGGTATCCTCGGGTCTGGCTGCGGCGCTGTCGGCTGTGGAAGCCAAGCGGGGTGTTCACCATGGCAGTTAG
- the hemW gene encoding radical SAM family heme chaperone HemW, with amino-acid sequence MAVRTSNERFYNIYPYRDPICVSHYPNPVNELAPADIYGTMGLDSQPPQDNVGAVYVHVPFCASVCIFCPFNKMAYQEKQVEDYMQAVKAEIGIYASSPYGSDSTISAVTFGGGTPSALSAEQMVDMLKSVQANYKVAPDAQISYEGSPSTLTLAKMQAIRAQGANRISIGIQTFNDKMGQHLRMSHDSRRAFEVLEEAKAAGFENIGIDLMYNLPEQTMEEWLKDVRTAIRLGIDHITVFSLCVVPFTALFKMIKEGKIPPTGSVELEVDMYLEAKRLLQEEGYVQYSVWDFAKPGFEDRHVLLYYTQQKDLFAHGPAAFGYVNKLMYINQGDIHEYSGRLAQQFLSVFIASQADDLEAMHGMMAKGLRMLSVKRDDFSGMFGFQPEEVFGKTIDDLVSKGLLETDEHEIRLSARGIVWGNNVCKEFFSEANQQSFESRVKLARGQKPAEPAGEELKA; translated from the coding sequence ATGGCAGTTAGAACGTCGAATGAACGCTTTTATAACATCTATCCTTACAGAGATCCTATCTGCGTATCCCACTACCCCAATCCTGTGAACGAGCTTGCTCCGGCTGACATCTACGGCACGATGGGCCTGGACAGCCAGCCTCCGCAGGACAATGTGGGTGCCGTCTACGTGCATGTTCCCTTCTGCGCCTCGGTCTGCATCTTCTGTCCCTTCAACAAGATGGCCTATCAGGAAAAGCAGGTCGAGGACTATATGCAGGCCGTCAAAGCCGAGATCGGCATCTATGCCTCATCTCCTTACGGCTCCGACTCGACGATCAGCGCGGTCACGTTCGGAGGCGGCACGCCTTCGGCTCTGTCTGCGGAGCAGATGGTTGATATGCTGAAAAGTGTGCAGGCGAACTACAAGGTGGCGCCGGATGCACAGATCTCCTACGAGGGCAGCCCGTCCACCCTGACGCTTGCGAAAATGCAGGCGATCCGCGCCCAGGGCGCGAACCGGATTAGCATCGGCATCCAGACATTCAACGATAAGATGGGGCAGCATCTGCGGATGAGCCACGACTCCCGGCGCGCCTTCGAGGTGCTGGAGGAAGCGAAGGCAGCGGGCTTTGAGAACATCGGCATTGACCTGATGTACAATCTGCCGGAGCAGACGATGGAGGAATGGCTGAAGGATGTCCGCACGGCGATCCGGCTCGGCATTGACCATATTACCGTATTTTCACTGTGTGTCGTTCCTTTTACTGCACTGTTCAAAATGATCAAGGAAGGCAAAATCCCGCCTACCGGCAGTGTCGAGCTGGAAGTGGATATGTATCTGGAGGCCAAACGGCTGCTGCAGGAGGAGGGCTATGTCCAGTACAGTGTATGGGATTTCGCCAAGCCGGGGTTCGAGGACCGGCATGTCCTGCTCTACTATACCCAGCAAAAGGATCTGTTCGCACACGGCCCGGCCGCGTTCGGCTATGTCAACAAGCTGATGTATATCAACCAGGGAGATATTCATGAGTACAGCGGCCGGCTGGCGCAGCAGTTCCTGTCCGTCTTCATCGCTAGCCAGGCGGATGATCTGGAGGCGATGCACGGGATGATGGCCAAGGGTCTGCGGATGCTGTCCGTGAAGCGGGATGATTTCAGCGGGATGTTCGGCTTCCAGCCGGAGGAGGTCTTCGGTAAGACCATCGATGATCTGGTATCCAAAGGCCTGCTGGAAACGGATGAGCATGAGATCCGCCTGTCCGCCAGGGGCATTGTCTGGGGCAACAATGTGTGCAAGGAATTCTTCTCCGAAGCCAACCAGCAGTCGTTCGAGAGCCGGGTGAAGCTGGCGCGCGGACAGAAGCCGGCCGAGCCGGCGGGAGAGGAGCTGAAGGCATGA
- a CDS encoding amidohydrolase family protein, whose product MKSNLVIVDTHAHFAVKENKTRELSLAAAGAVPDYKKQKGFDDLQYLKKMVGADGDGFVDENNMLEDYLNCMAENQIAMSWVHQLSFEDVYGYEVLSNERIAEAVRAHPDKLRGFASVNPYKGKEALAELDYAINTLGMQGFKLNPNDYGGFVLNDRELLYPLYERCSELGIPVSVHTGITPGSIFRMKHNYPILLDDVAVDFPELTLIVEHMGHPWNDLCYYMVGRHDNMYVTITAVANILIHNNPKVFRMELAKMISVCGSHKILWGSDWTVTPNIAEVLNYMQKVVIPLPMKLMMGVKEIRKEDVQNILGLNAMRIMK is encoded by the coding sequence GTGAAGAGCAATCTTGTGATTGTGGATACACATGCGCATTTTGCCGTCAAGGAGAATAAGACCCGGGAGCTTAGCCTGGCTGCGGCCGGGGCCGTCCCGGACTACAAGAAGCAGAAGGGCTTCGATGACCTGCAATATCTGAAGAAAATGGTCGGCGCTGACGGAGACGGCTTCGTGGACGAGAACAATATGCTGGAGGATTACCTGAACTGTATGGCCGAGAATCAGATTGCCATGAGCTGGGTGCACCAGCTTAGCTTCGAGGATGTCTACGGCTATGAGGTGCTGTCCAATGAGCGGATCGCCGAGGCGGTCCGGGCCCATCCCGATAAGCTGCGCGGCTTCGCCAGTGTCAATCCCTACAAGGGAAAAGAGGCGCTGGCGGAGCTGGACTATGCCATTAACACGCTGGGGATGCAGGGCTTCAAGCTGAACCCGAATGATTACGGGGGCTTCGTGCTGAATGACCGCGAGCTGCTCTATCCGCTGTACGAGCGGTGCAGCGAGCTGGGAATTCCGGTCAGCGTGCATACCGGGATTACGCCGGGCAGCATTTTCCGGATGAAGCATAACTACCCGATTCTGCTGGATGATGTGGCGGTGGATTTTCCCGAGCTGACCTTGATTGTGGAGCATATGGGCCATCCCTGGAATGACCTGTGCTATTACATGGTCGGCCGGCACGACAATATGTATGTGACCATCACGGCGGTAGCCAATATTCTGATCCACAACAACCCGAAGGTATTCCGCATGGAGCTGGCTAAGATGATCTCCGTCTGCGGCAGCCACAAGATCCTCTGGGGCTCGGACTGGACCGTTACGCCGAACATCGCCGAGGTGCTGAATTACATGCAGAAGGTAGTCATTCCGCTGCCGATGAAGCTGATGATGGGGGTGAAGGAGATCCGCAAGGAGGATGTCCAGAACATCCTGGGACTAAATGCGATGAGAATTATGAAGTAG
- a CDS encoding TIGR04076 family protein, producing the protein MNYEFELKVTGVKGHCRAGHKEGDVMKVSPLNAGNLCGTAFHAVFPMLLALNMDAKLPWDPEGNIVHSACPDLRNQMTMEIRRIPVEPSEDSPYAGRMLQSK; encoded by the coding sequence ATGAACTATGAATTTGAACTGAAGGTAACAGGGGTTAAAGGGCATTGCCGGGCAGGACATAAGGAAGGGGACGTTATGAAGGTCTCCCCGCTGAATGCAGGCAATCTGTGCGGCACGGCCTTTCATGCGGTGTTCCCGATGCTGCTGGCGCTGAATATGGATGCGAAGCTGCCGTGGGACCCGGAAGGCAATATCGTGCACTCGGCCTGCCCGGATCTGCGCAACCAGATGACAATGGAGATCCGCCGCATTCCGGTGGAGCCGTCTGAAGACTCTCCCTATGCCGGACGGATGCTGCAATCCAAATGA
- a CDS encoding cupin domain-containing protein, which yields MTQVYAGTVVQFGDVPVVHARGGQMRVLATPATVGATQLIMGHVLLQPGEEIKEHLHDYGEESVFVIRGQGTVIIEDVPHPIQEQCVFLVPKGLRHRVVNGGSGDMELVFATAPLAPRPEIGHRDV from the coding sequence ATGACACAGGTGTACGCGGGAACGGTGGTGCAATTCGGCGATGTCCCGGTGGTTCATGCCAGAGGAGGGCAAATGCGCGTGCTGGCGACACCGGCCACGGTGGGGGCCACGCAGCTCATTATGGGTCATGTCCTGCTCCAGCCGGGGGAGGAGATCAAGGAGCATCTTCATGACTACGGGGAAGAGAGTGTGTTTGTCATCCGGGGGCAAGGCACGGTGATCATTGAGGATGTGCCGCATCCGATTCAGGAGCAGTGCGTGTTCCTGGTCCCCAAAGGGCTGCGCCATCGGGTGGTCAACGGGGGATCGGGCGATATGGAGCTGGTATTCGCTACGGCTCCGCTGGCTCCGAGGCCGGAGATCGGCCACCGGGATGTCTAG